From a single Streptomyces sp. NBC_01264 genomic region:
- a CDS encoding aldehyde dehydrogenase family protein, translating to MSDALEVLNPATEELVAVVPAATRDDVDAAVVRATAAQRAWAAAAPADRARLLRRFAAVVDGHIEELALLEVREAGHTIGNARWEAGNVRDVLDFAAGGVERLSGRQIPVAGGIDITFLEPLGVIGVIAPWNFPMPIAAWGLAPALAAGNAVILKPAETTPLTALRLAELALEAGLPEHLFQVLPGRGEVAGDALVEHPGVAKIVFTGSTRIGKRIMAKCADRVKRLTLELGGKNPNIVFADADLEAAAASAPMSFLDNTGQDCCARTRILVQRSAYDRFMELLAPAVEKVVVGDPYDENTQLGPLISRVQLDRVRSYVTDDLTVVRGTAPEGPGFWYPPTLVTGVDPTAAVATEEVFGPVAVVLPFEDEEDAVRLANATDYGLAGSLWTRDVGRALRVSRAVAAGNLSVNSHSSVRYWTPFGGYKQSGLGRELGPDSLTAFTETKNVFISTEA from the coding sequence GTGTCCGATGCGCTGGAAGTCTTGAATCCGGCCACCGAGGAACTCGTCGCCGTCGTCCCGGCCGCCACACGGGACGACGTCGACGCCGCCGTCGTACGGGCCACCGCGGCCCAGCGGGCCTGGGCGGCGGCCGCGCCCGCCGACCGGGCCAGGCTGCTGCGCCGCTTCGCCGCGGTCGTCGACGGGCACATCGAGGAACTGGCACTGCTGGAGGTCCGGGAGGCGGGCCACACCATCGGGAACGCCCGCTGGGAAGCCGGCAACGTCCGTGACGTGCTCGACTTCGCCGCCGGGGGAGTGGAACGGCTCTCCGGCCGCCAGATCCCCGTCGCCGGCGGCATCGACATCACCTTCCTCGAACCCCTCGGCGTCATCGGCGTGATCGCGCCGTGGAACTTCCCCATGCCGATCGCCGCCTGGGGCCTGGCCCCGGCACTGGCCGCCGGCAACGCGGTCATCCTCAAGCCCGCCGAGACCACCCCGCTCACCGCGCTGCGCCTCGCCGAACTCGCCCTGGAGGCCGGACTCCCCGAGCACCTGTTCCAGGTGCTGCCGGGCCGGGGTGAAGTGGCGGGCGACGCCCTCGTCGAGCACCCGGGGGTGGCCAAGATCGTGTTCACCGGCTCCACCCGGATCGGCAAGCGGATCATGGCGAAGTGCGCCGACCGGGTGAAGCGCCTCACCCTCGAACTCGGCGGCAAGAACCCCAACATCGTCTTCGCCGACGCGGACCTGGAGGCGGCGGCGGCCTCGGCCCCGATGTCCTTCCTGGACAACACCGGGCAGGACTGCTGCGCCCGTACGCGGATCCTCGTACAGCGCTCCGCGTACGACCGGTTCATGGAGCTGCTCGCCCCGGCCGTCGAGAAGGTGGTCGTCGGGGACCCGTACGACGAGAACACGCAGCTCGGGCCGCTGATCTCGCGGGTGCAGCTGGACCGCGTGCGGTCCTACGTCACCGACGACCTCACGGTCGTCCGGGGCACCGCCCCCGAGGGCCCCGGCTTCTGGTACCCGCCGACCCTCGTCACCGGCGTCGACCCCACCGCCGCCGTGGCCACCGAGGAGGTCTTCGGACCGGTCGCCGTCGTCCTGCCCTTCGAGGACGAGGAGGACGCCGTACGCCTGGCCAACGCCACCGACTACGGCCTCGCCGGCTCCCTGTGGACCCGCGACGTGGGCCGCGCGCTGCGCGTCTCGCGCGCCGTCGCCGCGGGCAACCTGTCGGTCAACTCCCACAGCAGCGTCCGCTACTGGACCCCCTTCGGGGGCTACAAGCAGTCCGGACTCGGGCGCGAGCTCGGACCCGACTCCCTCACCGCTTTCACCGAGACCAAGAACGTCTTCATCAGCACGGAGGCCTGA
- the rpmI gene encoding 50S ribosomal protein L35 produces MPKNKTHSGTKKRFKITGSGKVLRERAGKRHLLEHKSSRVTRRLTGTAEMAPGDAAKIKKLLGK; encoded by the coding sequence ATGCCGAAGAACAAGACGCACTCCGGGACCAAGAAGCGCTTCAAGATCACTGGCTCCGGCAAGGTGCTCCGTGAGCGCGCCGGCAAGCGCCACCTGCTCGAGCACAAGTCGTCCCGTGTCACCCGCCGCCTGACCGGCACCGCGGAGATGGCCCCCGGCGACGCCGCGAAGATCAAGAAGCTTCTCGGCAAGTGA
- a CDS encoding DUF1844 domain-containing protein, producing the protein MTDATPSGSPSGSPDSPAAPDYDDLTRDIADVPAVEVITTVAVHLLSAAAVNLGLDKPDSEYKDLDEARKLITALAGLVTASATEISSFHAAPLRDGLKSLQLAFREASLVQDEPGQGPGEKFTGPVYA; encoded by the coding sequence ATGACTGACGCGACGCCCTCCGGCTCCCCCTCCGGATCCCCCGATTCCCCGGCCGCTCCCGACTACGACGACCTGACCCGCGACATCGCGGACGTTCCGGCCGTCGAGGTCATCACCACGGTGGCCGTCCACCTGCTCAGCGCGGCGGCGGTCAACCTGGGCCTGGACAAGCCCGACTCCGAGTACAAGGACCTCGACGAGGCCCGCAAGCTGATCACCGCCCTCGCCGGCCTGGTCACCGCGAGCGCCACCGAGATCAGCTCCTTCCACGCCGCCCCGCTGCGCGACGGCCTGAAGTCCCTCCAGCTGGCCTTCCGCGAGGCCTCGCTGGTGCAGGACGAGCCGGGGCAGGGCCCGGGCGAGAAGTTCACGGGTCCCGTGTACGCGTAA
- the infC gene encoding translation initiation factor IF-3 — protein MWCYRGGSISTEPRINDRIRVPEVRLVGPSGEQVGIVPLAKALELAQEYDLDLVEVAASARPPVCKLMDYGKFKYESAMKAREARKNQAHTVIKEMKLRPKIDPHDYDTKKGHVVRFLKQGDKVKITIMFRGREQSRPELGYRLLQRLASDVEELGFIESNPKQDGRNMIMVLGPHKKKTEAMAEAREAQAARKAERQGVAHSDESGDEALAADAALEAENAALEAEDVDAEDASDEAADADEAGTDEAAASDEASAQA, from the coding sequence GTGTGGTGCTACCGAGGAGGATCCATCAGCACCGAGCCCCGCATCAACGACCGGATTCGCGTTCCCGAGGTACGACTCGTCGGCCCGAGTGGCGAGCAGGTCGGCATCGTGCCGCTTGCCAAGGCGCTCGAGCTCGCGCAGGAGTACGACCTCGACCTGGTCGAGGTCGCGGCGTCCGCACGCCCGCCGGTCTGCAAGCTCATGGACTACGGCAAGTTCAAGTACGAGTCGGCCATGAAGGCCCGTGAGGCGCGCAAGAACCAGGCGCACACGGTCATCAAGGAAATGAAGCTCCGGCCGAAGATCGACCCGCACGACTATGACACCAAGAAGGGTCACGTCGTTCGGTTCCTCAAGCAGGGCGACAAGGTCAAGATCACGATCATGTTCCGTGGTCGCGAGCAGTCCAGGCCGGAACTCGGCTACCGACTGCTGCAGCGTCTCGCTTCGGACGTCGAGGAGCTCGGCTTCATCGAGTCGAACCCGAAGCAGGACGGCCGAAACATGATCATGGTTCTCGGTCCGCACAAGAAGAAGACCGAGGCGATGGCCGAAGCCCGCGAGGCGCAGGCCGCCCGCAAGGCCGAGCGCCAGGGTGTTGCGCACAGCGACGAGAGTGGTGACGAGGCCCTGGCCGCCGACGCCGCGCTCGAGGCCGAGAACGCCGCACTCGAAGCCGAGGACGTGGACGCGGAGGACGCTTCCGACGAAGCGGCCGACGCGGACGAGGCCGGCACCGACGAGGCAGCCGCCTCGGACGAGGCTTCGGCCCAGGCCTGA
- a CDS encoding TrmH family RNA methyltransferase, translating into MGTPAELISPRSTRVAAARRLARRNFRTKERRFIAEGPQAVREAVEHRGAGGESTLIELFATVEAAERYADIVEAAYAAGARVHYASDEVLAEVSQTVTPQGLVGVCHFLDSPFEEILKARPKLVAVLAHVRDPGNAGTVLRCADAAGADAVVLTDASVDLYNPKSVRASVGSLFHLPVAVGVPVEQAVEGLRAAGVRILAADGAGTDDLDAELDAGTMGTPSAWIFGNEAWGLPEETRALADAVVRVPIHGKAESLNLATAAAVCLYASARAQRAPGGCRSVTPS; encoded by the coding sequence ATGGGCACCCCCGCCGAGCTGATCTCCCCCCGGTCCACCCGGGTGGCCGCCGCCAGGCGTCTGGCGCGACGCAATTTCCGGACCAAGGAGCGCCGCTTCATCGCCGAGGGTCCGCAGGCCGTGCGCGAGGCTGTGGAGCACCGCGGTGCCGGGGGCGAGTCCACGCTGATCGAGCTCTTCGCGACCGTGGAGGCCGCCGAGCGCTACGCCGACATCGTCGAGGCCGCGTACGCCGCCGGGGCCCGCGTCCACTACGCCTCCGACGAGGTCCTCGCGGAGGTCTCCCAAACCGTCACCCCGCAGGGCCTGGTCGGCGTCTGCCACTTCCTGGACTCCCCGTTCGAGGAGATCCTGAAGGCCCGGCCCAAGCTCGTCGCCGTCCTCGCGCACGTCCGCGACCCCGGCAACGCCGGTACGGTGCTGCGCTGCGCGGACGCCGCCGGAGCCGACGCGGTCGTACTGACCGACGCCTCCGTGGACCTGTACAACCCCAAGTCGGTACGCGCCTCCGTGGGCTCCCTCTTCCACCTCCCGGTGGCCGTCGGCGTGCCCGTGGAGCAGGCCGTCGAGGGGCTGCGCGCGGCCGGCGTACGGATCCTCGCCGCCGACGGGGCCGGTACGGACGACCTCGACGCCGAGCTCGACGCGGGCACCATGGGCACCCCCTCGGCGTGGATCTTCGGCAACGAGGCCTGGGGCCTGCCCGAGGAGACCAGGGCGCTCGCCGACGCCGTCGTACGGGTCCCGATCCACGGAAAGGCCGAGAGCCTGAACCTCGCCACGGCCGCCGCGGTGTGCCTGTACGCGTCCGCGCGTGCACAGCGGGCGCCCGGAGGGTGCCGCTCCGTGACCCCCAGCTAG
- a CDS encoding amino acid deaminase/aldolase, protein MNSPAADRARYDRATAHLDAPLALVDLEAFDANADDLVRRAGGKPVRVASKSVRCRALLERVLARPGFAGIMSYTLAESIWLARSGFEDVLLAYPSADRAGFAELAADPKLAGAVTVMIDDLAQLELVDRARDGGAQEIRVCLELDTALHLFGGRVRVGARRSPLREPAQLAGLARAVSARPGFRVVGLMGYEGHVAGVGDALAGRPLRSRAIRLMQGAARKELAARRAEAVRAVRAVVPDLEFVNGGGTGSVQQTAAEDAVTEIAAGSGLYVPRLFDNYTSFTGRPAALFAQPVVRRPGVGVVTVLGGGYPASGAPGPDRLPVPYLPEGLRYDAQEGAGEVQTPLLGSPADDLLIGDRVWFRHAKAGELCERFDTLHLVQGDRVTATAPTYRGEGRTFL, encoded by the coding sequence ATGAACTCCCCCGCCGCCGACCGGGCCCGTTACGACCGGGCCACCGCCCATCTCGACGCACCGCTCGCCCTCGTGGATCTGGAGGCGTTCGACGCGAACGCCGACGATCTCGTGCGTCGCGCCGGCGGGAAGCCGGTCCGGGTGGCGAGCAAGTCCGTACGGTGCCGTGCGCTGCTCGAACGGGTGCTGGCACGGCCCGGGTTCGCCGGGATCATGTCCTACACCCTCGCCGAGTCGATCTGGCTGGCCCGCTCCGGCTTCGAGGACGTCCTGCTCGCCTACCCGTCCGCCGACCGGGCCGGCTTCGCCGAGCTCGCCGCCGATCCGAAGCTGGCCGGCGCGGTCACCGTGATGATCGACGACCTCGCGCAGCTGGAGCTCGTGGACCGGGCCCGCGACGGCGGGGCCCAGGAGATCCGGGTCTGCCTGGAACTGGACACCGCCCTGCACCTCTTCGGCGGCCGGGTCCGCGTCGGCGCCCGCCGCTCCCCGCTGCGCGAGCCCGCCCAGCTCGCCGGGCTGGCCCGCGCGGTGAGCGCCCGGCCCGGCTTCCGGGTGGTCGGGCTGATGGGTTACGAGGGCCACGTGGCCGGGGTCGGCGACGCGCTCGCGGGGCGCCCGCTGCGGTCGCGCGCCATCCGGCTGATGCAGGGCGCGGCCCGCAAGGAGCTGGCCGCCCGCCGGGCCGAGGCCGTACGGGCCGTGCGCGCGGTCGTCCCGGACCTGGAGTTCGTCAACGGCGGCGGGACCGGCAGCGTCCAGCAGACCGCCGCGGAGGACGCCGTCACGGAGATCGCCGCCGGGTCGGGGCTCTACGTACCCCGGCTGTTCGACAACTACACCTCGTTCACCGGCCGCCCGGCGGCGCTCTTCGCCCAGCCCGTGGTCCGCCGGCCCGGGGTCGGGGTGGTCACGGTGCTCGGCGGCGGGTACCCGGCCTCCGGTGCGCCCGGCCCGGACCGGCTGCCGGTCCCGTACCTCCCGGAGGGGCTGCGCTACGACGCCCAGGAGGGGGCCGGCGAGGTGCAGACCCCGCTGCTCGGCAGCCCGGCCGACGATCTGCTGATCGGCGACCGGGTCTGGTTCCGGCACGCGAAGGCCGGTGAACTGTGCGAGCGCTTCGACACCTTGCACCTGGTCCAGGGCGACCGGGTGACGGCCACCGCCCCGACCTACCGGGGCGAGGGCCGCACCTTCCTCTGA
- a CDS encoding 3-oxoacyl-ACP reductase, with product MSIDSTEEIVCRRLVGRTAVITGAGSGIGLATARRLASEGANVVCGDIDETAGKAAAEEVGGTFVKVDVTSPEEVEALFKTAFDTYGSVDIAFNNAGISPPDDDSILTTGLEAWKRVQDVNLTSVYLCCKAALPYMQRQGRGSIINTASFVARMGAATSQISYTASKGGVLAMSRELGVQFAREGIRVNALCPGPVNTPLLQELFAKDPERAARRIVHIPLGRFAEPTEIAAAVAFLASDDSSFINATDFLVDGGISGAYVTPL from the coding sequence ATGAGCATCGACTCCACCGAAGAGATCGTCTGCCGACGCCTGGTCGGACGGACGGCCGTCATCACCGGGGCCGGCAGCGGCATCGGGCTCGCCACCGCCCGCCGGCTGGCCTCCGAGGGCGCCAACGTCGTCTGCGGGGACATCGACGAGACCGCGGGCAAGGCCGCCGCCGAGGAGGTCGGCGGCACCTTCGTCAAGGTCGACGTCACCAGCCCGGAGGAGGTCGAGGCCCTGTTCAAGACCGCCTTCGACACCTACGGCTCCGTGGACATCGCCTTCAACAACGCCGGCATCTCGCCCCCGGACGACGACTCGATCCTCACCACCGGCCTGGAGGCCTGGAAGCGGGTCCAGGACGTCAACCTGACCTCCGTCTACCTCTGCTGCAAGGCGGCCCTGCCCTACATGCAGCGCCAGGGCCGGGGCTCCATCATCAACACCGCCTCCTTCGTGGCCCGGATGGGCGCCGCCACCTCGCAGATCTCCTACACCGCCTCCAAGGGCGGGGTGCTCGCCATGTCCCGCGAGCTCGGCGTGCAGTTCGCCCGCGAGGGCATCCGCGTCAACGCCCTCTGCCCGGGGCCCGTCAACACCCCGCTCCTGCAGGAGCTGTTCGCCAAGGACCCGGAGCGCGCCGCCCGCCGGATCGTGCACATCCCGCTGGGCCGGTTCGCCGAGCCCACCGAGATCGCCGCCGCCGTCGCCTTCCTCGCGAGCGACGACTCCTCCTTCATCAACGCCACCGACTTCCTGGTCGACGGCGGGATCTCCGGCGCGTACGTCACTCCCCTCTAG
- the rplT gene encoding 50S ribosomal protein L20 produces MARVKRAVNAHKKRRAILEAAKGYRGQRSRLYRKAKEQVTHSLVYNFNDRKKRKGDFRRLWIQRINAAARQNGMTYNRLIQGLNAANIEVDRKILAELAVNDANAFAALVEVAQKALPADVNAPKVAA; encoded by the coding sequence GTGGCACGCGTCAAGCGGGCAGTAAACGCGCACAAGAAGCGCCGGGCAATCCTCGAGGCGGCCAAGGGCTACCGCGGTCAGCGTTCGCGCCTGTACCGCAAGGCCAAGGAGCAGGTCACCCACTCCCTGGTCTACAACTTCAACGACCGCAAGAAGCGCAAGGGTGACTTCCGTCGCCTCTGGATCCAGCGCATCAACGCGGCTGCCCGTCAGAACGGCATGACGTACAACCGCCTCATCCAGGGTCTGAACGCCGCCAACATCGAGGTGGACCGCAAGATCCTCGCCGAGCTGGCCGTCAACGACGCCAACGCGTTCGCCGCGCTGGTCGAGGTCGCGCAGAAGGCCCTCCCGGCCGACGTCAACGCCCCGAAGGTCGCTGCCTGA
- a CDS encoding SseB family protein has protein sequence MANKNIPDPGFSDDDGSADPRLSAALAAWAEDRAKEPQVLAALKDARLLVPVVAVLGEVETDPETGLKREKTSDMAVPTLRAGDRRALPAFTSIASLALWDPAARPVAVPLHQALAAAAHEKADTIVLDLSGPVPYQLAGPALLALAEGRTDAGPLADPAVREAVRAVVTAEPAVLGAHLGPGGADADGTLAIVLAAGPQAAAAARRVAEALAADETLRARLVGGLDLALLPEGAPVPPGEPLFTR, from the coding sequence GTGGCGAACAAAAACATTCCGGACCCCGGTTTCTCCGACGACGACGGCTCCGCCGACCCCCGGCTGAGCGCGGCCCTGGCCGCCTGGGCCGAGGACAGAGCCAAGGAGCCCCAGGTGCTGGCGGCCCTCAAGGACGCCCGCCTGCTGGTTCCCGTCGTCGCGGTCCTCGGCGAGGTCGAGACCGACCCCGAGACCGGCCTCAAGCGCGAGAAGACCAGCGACATGGCCGTCCCCACCCTGCGGGCGGGGGACCGGCGGGCGCTGCCCGCCTTCACCTCCATCGCCTCGCTGGCCCTGTGGGACCCGGCCGCCCGCCCGGTCGCGGTGCCGCTCCACCAGGCGCTGGCCGCCGCCGCCCACGAGAAGGCCGACACCATCGTCCTGGACCTCTCGGGACCGGTCCCGTACCAGCTCGCGGGCCCCGCGCTGCTGGCGCTCGCCGAGGGCCGCACGGACGCCGGCCCGCTCGCCGACCCGGCTGTGCGCGAGGCCGTACGGGCCGTCGTGACCGCCGAGCCGGCCGTGCTCGGCGCCCACCTGGGCCCGGGCGGCGCGGACGCCGACGGAACCCTGGCGATCGTGCTGGCGGCCGGTCCGCAGGCCGCGGCGGCGGCCCGCCGGGTGGCCGAGGCCCTGGCGGCCGACGAGACCCTGCGCGCACGCCTAGTAGGCGGACTGGACCTGGCGCTGCTCCCGGAGGGGGCCCCGGTCCCGCCGGGCGAGCCGCTCTTCACGCGCTGA
- the mycP gene encoding type VII secretion-associated serine protease mycosin has translation MTRRTLLPAALALGALFAVTAAPPAAADAVRDKQWPLIALRAKLAWGITEGEGVTVAVLDTGVDPTHPDLAGQVLEGLDLVGMGAVRGDAAWAKHGTAMSGIIAGHGHGSLGLGGIRGIAPRAKILPVRVILEESDPGREKARASKGGALAEGIRWATDHGADVINLSLGDDSSDARHDAAEDEAIQYALGKGVVVVASAGNGGNKGDRISYPAAYPGVIAVTAVNRENKKAKFSTRNWYATVSAPGVGVVIAQPDRSYPDGWGTSAAAAFVSGSVALVKAAHPDLSPAQIKNLLEDTASDPPPGGRDDSRGFGLVDPAAALQAADAIAPEPALPVPVAAARPYFGAGPDPVPDPGPLARFGAPVGAAAGLGLLVVAGVLARRTRSGRRDPEAG, from the coding sequence ATGACCCGTCGCACCCTGCTCCCGGCCGCCCTGGCCCTCGGAGCCTTGTTCGCCGTCACCGCCGCGCCGCCAGCCGCCGCCGACGCCGTCCGCGACAAACAGTGGCCGCTGATCGCCCTGCGCGCCAAGCTGGCCTGGGGCATCACCGAGGGCGAGGGGGTCACCGTGGCCGTCCTCGACACCGGGGTCGACCCGACCCACCCCGACCTGGCAGGCCAGGTCCTGGAGGGTCTCGACCTCGTCGGCATGGGGGCGGTGCGCGGCGACGCGGCATGGGCCAAGCACGGCACCGCCATGTCGGGGATCATCGCCGGGCACGGCCACGGCTCCCTGGGCCTCGGCGGCATCCGCGGCATCGCCCCACGGGCCAAGATCCTGCCGGTCCGGGTGATCCTGGAGGAGTCGGACCCCGGCCGGGAAAAGGCCCGCGCGAGCAAGGGCGGCGCCCTCGCCGAGGGCATCCGCTGGGCCACCGACCACGGGGCGGACGTGATCAACCTCTCGCTCGGCGACGACAGCAGCGACGCCCGCCACGACGCCGCCGAGGACGAGGCCATCCAGTACGCCCTCGGCAAGGGCGTGGTCGTGGTCGCCTCCGCCGGCAACGGCGGCAACAAGGGGGACCGCATCTCGTACCCGGCCGCCTACCCCGGGGTCATCGCCGTCACGGCCGTCAACCGCGAGAACAAGAAGGCGAAGTTCTCCACCCGCAACTGGTACGCCACCGTCAGCGCCCCGGGCGTCGGGGTGGTCATCGCCCAGCCCGACCGCTCCTACCCCGACGGCTGGGGCACCAGCGCCGCCGCCGCCTTCGTCTCCGGATCCGTCGCCCTGGTCAAGGCCGCCCACCCCGACCTGTCCCCGGCGCAGATCAAGAACCTGCTGGAGGACACCGCCTCCGACCCGCCGCCCGGCGGCCGCGACGACTCCCGCGGCTTCGGCCTGGTGGACCCGGCCGCCGCCCTCCAGGCCGCCGACGCGATCGCCCCCGAACCGGCGCTGCCCGTGCCCGTCGCGGCGGCGAGGCCCTACTTCGGCGCCGGCCCCGATCCGGTGCCCGACCCCGGGCCCTTGGCCCGCTTCGGCGCCCCGGTGGGCGCGGCCGCGGGGCTGGGACTGCTCGTGGTGGCCGGCGTACTGGCCCGGCGGACCCGGTCCGGACGGCGGGATCCCGAGGCGGGATAG
- a CDS encoding haloacid dehalogenase-like hydrolase — protein MTRPSSVRRLPAVGAAVAIAAGTLVAAAPAAQADRPGAHHCTTPQLEAAWFGDNQARLQQLIDDYGTCNPYRPSRNKPVAVFDWDNTVVKNDVGDAQMFWLLRNGKIRQPAGGDWTSTSRYLTPAAAQALAEACGSLARPGAPLPTGTPEGAGCADEINAVYGTAATRAAAPAFAGWDRRTTEPAYSWLPQLMQGWTAREIRGFTAAARAENLAAPVDAKQQVGSTSATGWVRYYDQQKELVAALQKAGFDVWISSASPQPVVEVWAEGVGIDARHVIGIRNTTTYGGKFTSHLQGCGSVADGADTMITYIDGKRCWINKEIFKVRGAAAEKVQPASRRQVFAAGDSDTDISFLRDATALRLVVNRNKNELMCRAYDNSDGKWIVNPMFIQPKKQKAAPYPCATTGFTGRDGTPGPVLRGDTSVIPDQTDSVF, from the coding sequence GTGACCCGACCCAGTTCCGTGCGACGGCTCCCGGCCGTCGGCGCCGCCGTCGCGATAGCCGCCGGCACCCTCGTGGCCGCCGCACCCGCCGCCCAGGCGGACCGCCCCGGAGCACACCACTGCACCACTCCGCAGCTCGAGGCCGCCTGGTTCGGCGACAACCAGGCCCGGCTCCAGCAGCTCATCGACGACTACGGCACCTGCAACCCGTACCGGCCGAGCCGCAACAAGCCCGTCGCGGTCTTCGACTGGGACAACACCGTCGTCAAGAACGACGTGGGCGACGCGCAGATGTTCTGGCTGCTGCGCAACGGCAAGATCCGCCAGCCCGCCGGGGGCGACTGGACGAGCACCAGCCGCTACCTCACCCCGGCCGCCGCCCAGGCCCTGGCCGAGGCCTGCGGCTCCCTGGCGAGGCCCGGCGCCCCGCTGCCCACCGGTACTCCCGAGGGCGCCGGCTGCGCCGACGAGATCAACGCCGTCTACGGCACCGCCGCCACCCGCGCGGCCGCCCCCGCCTTCGCCGGCTGGGACCGCCGTACGACCGAGCCCGCCTACTCCTGGCTGCCGCAGCTCATGCAGGGCTGGACCGCGCGCGAGATCCGCGGCTTCACGGCCGCCGCGCGGGCCGAGAACCTGGCCGCCCCGGTCGACGCCAAGCAGCAGGTCGGCTCCACCAGCGCCACCGGCTGGGTGCGCTACTACGACCAGCAGAAGGAACTCGTCGCCGCCCTGCAGAAGGCCGGCTTCGACGTCTGGATCAGCTCGGCCTCGCCGCAGCCGGTCGTCGAGGTGTGGGCCGAAGGCGTGGGCATCGACGCCCGGCACGTCATCGGCATCCGCAACACCACGACGTACGGCGGGAAGTTCACCTCCCACCTGCAGGGCTGCGGGTCCGTCGCGGACGGCGCCGACACGATGATCACGTACATCGACGGCAAGCGCTGCTGGATCAACAAGGAGATCTTCAAGGTCCGCGGCGCCGCGGCCGAGAAGGTCCAGCCGGCCTCCCGCCGCCAGGTGTTCGCGGCGGGCGACTCCGACACCGACATCTCGTTCCTGCGGGACGCGACCGCGCTGCGGCTCGTCGTGAACCGCAACAAGAACGAGCTGATGTGCCGCGCCTACGACAACAGCGACGGCAAGTGGATCGTGAACCCGATGTTCATCCAGCCCAAGAAGCAGAAGGCCGCGCCGTACCCGTGCGCGACCACCGGCTTCACCGGCCGCGACGGCACCCCGGGGCCCGTGCTCCGGGGTGACACCAGCGTCATCCCGGACCAGACGGACTCCGTCTTCTAA
- a CDS encoding glutamine synthetase family protein encodes MVDRKPPLSTEELRVLVASGEIDTVVLAFPDMQGRLQGKRFAAQFFLDEVLQHGTEGCNYLLTVDTDMNTVDGYEMSSWDRGYGDFAMHPDLATLRRIPWNPGSAFLLADLAWNDGSPVVAAPRQILRRQLERLGELGYTAMVGTELEFMVFQDTYEQAWDSNYRGLTPANQYNIDYSVLGTGRIEPLLRRIRNEMQAAGLVVESAKGECNLGQHEIAFRYDEALTTCDQHSVYKTGAKEIAAQEGVSLTFMAKYDEREGNSCHIHLSLSDADGRNAMAGEGPDAHDHGGMSPVMRHFLAGQLAALRDFSLLYAPNINSYKRFRPGSFAPTAVAWGVDNRTCALRVVGHGRSMRFENRLPGGDVNPYLAVSGLVAAGIYGIENRLELPEPCAGNAYTADFAHVPTTLREAAELWENSEIAKAAFGPEAVAHYRNMARVELDAYDSAVTDWELRRSFERL; translated from the coding sequence GTGGTAGACCGCAAGCCGCCGCTTTCGACCGAAGAGCTCCGCGTTCTCGTCGCCAGCGGTGAAATCGACACAGTGGTCCTGGCCTTCCCCGACATGCAGGGACGCCTCCAGGGCAAGCGGTTCGCCGCACAGTTCTTCCTCGACGAGGTCCTCCAGCACGGCACCGAGGGATGCAACTACCTCCTCACCGTCGACACGGACATGAACACCGTCGACGGGTACGAGATGTCCTCCTGGGACCGGGGCTACGGCGACTTCGCCATGCACCCCGACCTCGCCACCCTGCGCCGGATCCCCTGGAACCCGGGCAGCGCCTTCCTCCTCGCGGACCTCGCCTGGAACGACGGCTCGCCGGTGGTCGCCGCACCCCGGCAGATCCTGCGCCGCCAGCTCGAGCGCCTCGGCGAGCTCGGGTACACCGCGATGGTGGGCACCGAGCTGGAGTTCATGGTCTTCCAGGACACCTACGAGCAGGCCTGGGACTCCAACTACCGCGGCCTGACCCCCGCCAACCAGTACAACATCGACTACTCGGTCCTCGGGACCGGCCGGATCGAGCCCCTGCTGCGCCGCATCCGCAACGAGATGCAGGCCGCCGGCCTGGTCGTGGAGTCGGCCAAGGGCGAGTGCAACCTCGGCCAGCACGAGATCGCCTTCCGCTACGACGAGGCGCTGACCACCTGCGACCAGCACTCCGTCTACAAGACGGGGGCCAAGGAGATCGCCGCCCAGGAGGGCGTCTCGCTCACCTTCATGGCCAAGTACGACGAGCGCGAGGGCAACTCCTGTCATATCCACCTCTCGCTCTCCGACGCCGACGGGCGCAACGCGATGGCCGGTGAGGGGCCGGACGCGCACGACCACGGCGGTATGTCACCCGTGATGCGCCACTTCCTGGCCGGCCAGCTCGCCGCGCTGCGCGACTTCTCCCTTCTCTACGCTCCCAACATCAACTCCTACAAGCGTTTCCGGCCGGGATCCTTCGCTCCCACCGCCGTCGCCTGGGGCGTCGACAACCGGACCTGCGCGCTCCGGGTGGTCGGCCACGGCCGCTCCATGCGCTTCGAGAACCGCCTGCCCGGCGGCGACGTCAACCCCTACCTGGCCGTCTCCGGCCTGGTCGCGGCAGGGATCTACGGCATCGAGAACCGCCTGGAGCTGCCCGAGCCCTGCGCCGGAAACGCGTACACGGCCGACTTCGCGCACGTCCCCACCACCTTGCGCGAGGCCGCAGAACTCTGGGAGAACAGCGAGATCGCCAAGGCCGCCTTCGGCCCCGAGGCCGTCGCCCACTACCGGAACATGGCCCGCGTCGAGCTCGACGCGTACGACTCCGCCGTGACCGACTGGGAACTGCGCCGCTCCTTCGAACGCCTCTAG